In one window of Harpia harpyja isolate bHarHar1 chromosome 11, bHarHar1 primary haplotype, whole genome shotgun sequence DNA:
- the RAB11B gene encoding ras-related protein Rab-11B codes for MGTRDDEYDYLFKVVLIGDSGVGKSNLLSRFTRNEFNLESKSTIGVEFATRSIQVDGKTIKAQIWDTAGQERYRAITSAYYRGAVGALLVYDIAKHLTYENVERWLKELRDHADNNIVIMLVGNKSDLRHLRAVPTDEARAFAEKNNLSFIETSALDSTNVEEAFKNILTEIYRIVSQKQIADRSAHDESPGNNVVDISVPPTTDGQKSNKLQCCQNL; via the exons ATGGGCACCCGCGACGACGAGTACGACTACCTCTTCAAAG ttgtGTTGATTGGAGACTCTGGAGTCGGGAAGAGTAATCTTCTGTCGCGTTTCACACGCAATGAGTTCAATCTGGAGAGTAAGAGCACCATTGGGGTGGAATTTGCCACCAGGAGCATCCAGGTGGATGGGAAGACGATAAAAGCACAGATCTGGGATACTGCAGGACAGGAACGATACCGTGCCATTACCTCAGC GTATTACCGCGGTGCTGTTGGGGCTCTTCTTGTCTATGACATTGCCAAACATCTCACCTATGAGAATGTGGAGCGCTGGCTAAAGGAGCTTAGAGATCACGCAGACAACAATATTGTCATCATGCTGGTGGGTAACAAGAGTGACCTCCGCCATCTGAGAGCTGTGCCCACTGATGAGGCCCGGGCTTTTGCAG aaaaaaataacttatCTTTTATTGAAACATCCGCTCTGGATTCAACAAACGTAGAAGAAGCCTTCAAGAACATCCTTACAG AAATCTACCGCATTGTTTCACAGAAGCAGATTGCAGATCGGTCTGCACACGATGAGTCTCCTGGCAACAATGTAGTTGACATCAGTGTCCCACCAACCACCGATGGACAGAAATCCAACAAACTCCAGTGCTGTCAGAACCTGTGA